The following proteins are co-located in the Hevea brasiliensis isolate MT/VB/25A 57/8 chromosome 11, ASM3005281v1, whole genome shotgun sequence genome:
- the LOC110664510 gene encoding G-type lectin S-receptor-like serine/threonine-protein kinase RKS1 isoform X1, whose product MNRAKTLPSILLIVFIHQFCTSLDTITINQPIVDGNIRVSTGETFALGFFSPGKSSYRYLGIWYNKISEKSVVWVANRDSPINDTSGVLSINSHGNLVLNNRYQTTPLWFTNVSALPTNNCIAQLLESGNLVLFHSGSAIWQSFEHPTNTLLPNLKLGLDRRTGLNRFLTSWKSSDDPDTGNFSVRINPEGYPQLFIYEGHVPKCRAGYWNGVGWSGVPFMQKVGFIFSYSYVNNENEISYSWNVVNGSILTTGVLNESGFFHRLKWHEDKGRWEEFASLPRDQCDSYGLCGAYGNCVRRNGEIDCTCLPGYQPKSPQEWYRKDGSGGCVRKNQTALCRNGEGFVEVTNVKAPDTSVARVLANLDLKACKDECLRNCSCTAYASMGVTEGSRCLTWYGDLLDTRVFTEGGQSIYVRVDALELAQYANKRKDLLARKGILVIMILSVATAVSSVVLFSYCLVRRQKRLSQNGQHEMFTSSSSTLPDDHPREKELDRSGSDPHLPFFDIDTIVEATDNFSNKLGEGGFGSVYKGQLSNGQEIAVKRLSKQSGQGIKEFMNEVQLISKLQHRNLVRLFGCCIHKEDKMLIYEYLPNKSLDYFIFEKSRKQLLDWKKRFEIIFGVARGVLYLHQDSRLKIIHRDLKASNILLDASMEPKISDFGLAKLFKEHQIEAITKQVVGTYGYMSPEYAMDGLYSVKSDVFSYGVLILEIISGKKNTEYDKESPSLNLIGNVWKLWREGKGLDIVDYSLLEHSYPCEEILRCIQIGLLCIQEHPADRPTMLEVVFMLGNETSLPSPKKPAFVFRTQSGQESLITRGEVCSINDCIITMIEGR is encoded by the exons ATGAATCGTGCGAAAACGCTTCCCAGTATATTGCTGATTGTCTTTATACATCAattttgcacttcactagacaccataACCATTAACCAACCCATTGTAGATGGCAACATTAGAGTTTCTACTGGGGAAACCTTTGCACTTGGTTTTTTCAGTCCAGGTAAATCGAGCTACCGTTATCTTGGAATTTGGTACAACAAAATTTCAGAAAAATCTGTTGTTTGGGTCGCAAATCGGGATTCTCCTATCAATGATACATCTGGTGTCCTCTCAATCAACAGTCATGGAAACCTTGTGCTTAACAACAGATACCAAACGACTCCCCTATGGTTCACAAACGTTTCGGCTTTGCCAACAAACAATTGTATAGCTCAACTCTTAGAATCGGGAAATCTTGTATTGTTTCATAGCGGAAGTGCCATATGGCAGAGCTTTGAACACCCGACAAATACCTTGCTTCCCAACTTAAAACTCGGGCTAGACAGAAGAACAGGTCTGAACAGGTTCCTAACATCTTGGAAATCTTCAGATGATCCTGATACTGGCAATTTCTCGGTTAGGATCAACCCTGAAGGTTATCCACAACTGTTCATATACGAGGGTCATGTTCCAAAGTGTAGGGCCGGTTATTGGAATGGCGTTGGATGGTCTGGAGTACCTTTTATGCAGAAAGTTGGATTTATCTTCAGCTACAGCTATGTGAACAATGAGAACGAGATTTCCTACTCGTGGAACGTTGTAAATGGCTCAATCTTGACAACAGGAGTGCTGAATGAGTCGGGCTTTTTCCATCGGTTGAAATGGCATGAGGACAAAGGTCGATGGGAAGAGTTCGCGTCTCTGCCCAGGGACCAGTGTGACAGCTATGGATTATGTGGAGCGTATGGTAATTGTGTTCGGCGCAATGGTGAAATCGACTGCACTTGTCTTCCCGGGTATCAGCCCAAATCACCTCAAGAATGGTATCGGAAAGATGGGTCAGGCGGGTGCGTTAGGAAGAATCAGACAGCACTCTGCAGAAACGGTGAAGGATTCGTAGAGGTGACAAATGTGAAGGCTCCGGATACTTCAGTTGCCCGTGTATTGGCAAATTTGGATCTGAAAGCTTGTAAAGATGAGTGCTTGAGGAATTGTTCATGCACTGCTTATGCAAGTATGGGTGTGACAGAGGGAAGTCGATGTTTGACATGGTATGGTGATTTGCTAGATACAAGAGTATTTACAGAAGGTGGACAGAGTATCTATGTGCGTGTGGATGCACTTGAGTTAG CTCAATATGCAAATAAGCGCAAGGACCTTCTTGCAAGGAAAGGGATATTGGTAATCATGATACTGTCCGTAGCTACGGCAGTTTCCTCTGTTGTTCTTTTCTCATACTGCTTGGTGAGGAGGCAGAAGAGATTAT CACAAAATGGGCAACATGAAATGTTTACCTCTAGTTCTAGTACTCTCCCAGATGATCATCCAAGGGAAAAGGAGCTTGACAGATCTGGAAGTGATCCACATTTACCTTTCTTCGATATAGACACAATAGTTGAAGCAACTGACAATTTTTCCAACAAACTTGGAGAAGGTGGTTTTGGCTCAGTGTATAAG GGTCAACTATCAAATGGACAAGAAATAGCAGTGAAAAGATTATCTAAACAGTCAGGACAGGGGATAAAAGAATTCATGAATGAAGTACAGTTGATATCAAAACTTCAGCACAGAAACCTTGTCAGGCTTTTTGGTTGTTGCATTCATAAAGAAGATAAGATGCTAATCTATGAATATTTACCAAACAAAAGCTTGGACTACTTCATCTTTG AAAAGTCAAGGAAGCAACTATTGGACTGGAAAAAgcgttttgaaattatttttggggtAGCTCGAGGAGTTTTATATCTACATCAAGATTCAAGATTAAAAATCATCCATAGAGATTTGAAAGCAAGCAATATTCTATTAGATGCTTCAATGGAGCCAAAAATTTCGGACTTTGGGTTGGCTAAATTGTTCAAGGAACATCAAATTGAAGCCATTACAAAGCAAGTGGTTGGAACATA TGGCTATATGTCTCCAGAATATGCAATGGATGGTCTATATTCTGTAAAATCTGATGTCTTCAGCTATGGTGTCTTAATACTAGAGATCATAAGTGGCAAGAAAAACACCGAGTATGACAAAGAAAGCCCTTCTCTGAATTTGATAGGGAAC GTTTGGAAGCTATGGAGGGAAGGAAAAGGCTTGGACATAGTTGATTATTCATTGTTGGAACATTCATACCcttgtgaagaaattttgagaTGCATTCAGATTGGACTTCTATGCATTCAGGAACACCCAGCTGATCGGCCAACCATGCTTGAAGTTGTGTTCATGTTAGGCAATGAAACAAGTCTTCCTTCTCCTAAAAAACCAGCATTTGTTTTCCGAACTCAAAGTGGGCAAGAATCTTTAATAACTAGAGGAGAAGTGTGTTCTATAAATGATTGCATAATTACTATGATTGAAGGTCGATGA
- the LOC110664510 gene encoding G-type lectin S-receptor-like serine/threonine-protein kinase RKS1 isoform X2 has translation MNRAKTLPSILLIVFIHQFCTSLDTITINQPIVDGNIRVSTGETFALGFFSPGKSSYRYLGIWYNKISEKSVVWVANRDSPINDTSGVLSINSHGNLVLNNRYQTTPLWFTNVSALPTNNCIAQLLESGNLVLFHSGSAIWQSFEHPTNTLLPNLKLGLDRRTGLNRFLTSWKSSDDPDTGNFSVRINPEGYPQLFIYEGHVPKCRAGYWNGVGWSGVPFMQKVGFIFSYSYVNNENEISYSWNVVNGSILTTGVLNESGFFHRLKWHEDKGRWEEFASLPRDQCDSYGLCGAYGNCVRRNGEIDCTCLPGYQPKSPQEWYRKDGSGGCVRKNQTALCRNGEGFVEVTNVKAPDTSVARVLANLDLKACKDECLRNCSCTAYASMGVTEGSRCLTWYGDLLDTRVFTEGGQSIYVRVDALELAQYANKRKDLLARKGILVIMILSVATAVSSVVLFSYCLVRRQKRLSQNGQHEMFTSSSSTLPDDHPREKELDRSGSDPHLPFFDIDTIVEATDNFSNKLGEGGFGSVYKGQLSNGQEIAVKRLSKQSGQGIKEFMNEVQLISKLQHRNLVRLFGCCIHKEDKMLIYEYLPNKSLDYFIFEKSRKQLLDWKKRFEIIFGVARGVLYLHQDSRLKIIHRDLKASNILLDASMEPKISDFGLAKLFKEHQIEAITKQVVGT, from the exons ATGAATCGTGCGAAAACGCTTCCCAGTATATTGCTGATTGTCTTTATACATCAattttgcacttcactagacaccataACCATTAACCAACCCATTGTAGATGGCAACATTAGAGTTTCTACTGGGGAAACCTTTGCACTTGGTTTTTTCAGTCCAGGTAAATCGAGCTACCGTTATCTTGGAATTTGGTACAACAAAATTTCAGAAAAATCTGTTGTTTGGGTCGCAAATCGGGATTCTCCTATCAATGATACATCTGGTGTCCTCTCAATCAACAGTCATGGAAACCTTGTGCTTAACAACAGATACCAAACGACTCCCCTATGGTTCACAAACGTTTCGGCTTTGCCAACAAACAATTGTATAGCTCAACTCTTAGAATCGGGAAATCTTGTATTGTTTCATAGCGGAAGTGCCATATGGCAGAGCTTTGAACACCCGACAAATACCTTGCTTCCCAACTTAAAACTCGGGCTAGACAGAAGAACAGGTCTGAACAGGTTCCTAACATCTTGGAAATCTTCAGATGATCCTGATACTGGCAATTTCTCGGTTAGGATCAACCCTGAAGGTTATCCACAACTGTTCATATACGAGGGTCATGTTCCAAAGTGTAGGGCCGGTTATTGGAATGGCGTTGGATGGTCTGGAGTACCTTTTATGCAGAAAGTTGGATTTATCTTCAGCTACAGCTATGTGAACAATGAGAACGAGATTTCCTACTCGTGGAACGTTGTAAATGGCTCAATCTTGACAACAGGAGTGCTGAATGAGTCGGGCTTTTTCCATCGGTTGAAATGGCATGAGGACAAAGGTCGATGGGAAGAGTTCGCGTCTCTGCCCAGGGACCAGTGTGACAGCTATGGATTATGTGGAGCGTATGGTAATTGTGTTCGGCGCAATGGTGAAATCGACTGCACTTGTCTTCCCGGGTATCAGCCCAAATCACCTCAAGAATGGTATCGGAAAGATGGGTCAGGCGGGTGCGTTAGGAAGAATCAGACAGCACTCTGCAGAAACGGTGAAGGATTCGTAGAGGTGACAAATGTGAAGGCTCCGGATACTTCAGTTGCCCGTGTATTGGCAAATTTGGATCTGAAAGCTTGTAAAGATGAGTGCTTGAGGAATTGTTCATGCACTGCTTATGCAAGTATGGGTGTGACAGAGGGAAGTCGATGTTTGACATGGTATGGTGATTTGCTAGATACAAGAGTATTTACAGAAGGTGGACAGAGTATCTATGTGCGTGTGGATGCACTTGAGTTAG CTCAATATGCAAATAAGCGCAAGGACCTTCTTGCAAGGAAAGGGATATTGGTAATCATGATACTGTCCGTAGCTACGGCAGTTTCCTCTGTTGTTCTTTTCTCATACTGCTTGGTGAGGAGGCAGAAGAGATTAT CACAAAATGGGCAACATGAAATGTTTACCTCTAGTTCTAGTACTCTCCCAGATGATCATCCAAGGGAAAAGGAGCTTGACAGATCTGGAAGTGATCCACATTTACCTTTCTTCGATATAGACACAATAGTTGAAGCAACTGACAATTTTTCCAACAAACTTGGAGAAGGTGGTTTTGGCTCAGTGTATAAG GGTCAACTATCAAATGGACAAGAAATAGCAGTGAAAAGATTATCTAAACAGTCAGGACAGGGGATAAAAGAATTCATGAATGAAGTACAGTTGATATCAAAACTTCAGCACAGAAACCTTGTCAGGCTTTTTGGTTGTTGCATTCATAAAGAAGATAAGATGCTAATCTATGAATATTTACCAAACAAAAGCTTGGACTACTTCATCTTTG AAAAGTCAAGGAAGCAACTATTGGACTGGAAAAAgcgttttgaaattatttttggggtAGCTCGAGGAGTTTTATATCTACATCAAGATTCAAGATTAAAAATCATCCATAGAGATTTGAAAGCAAGCAATATTCTATTAGATGCTTCAATGGAGCCAAAAATTTCGGACTTTGGGTTGGCTAAATTGTTCAAGGAACATCAAATTGAAGCCATTACAAAGCAAGTGGTTGGAACATA G